The region CTTTTCGAAGGCAACAAAAAAGGCGCTGTGCGCCCTGGTGTGCCGGATCAAGAACGAATGGATGAAGGATTAAATAAAGAATCTGCGGACGGGGCGGACACGGAGCTCGTGGAACTTGCCGTAGTAGTACTGATCGCCATCAGCGAAGAACATGAAGAATGCGTAGTTGGCTGAGCGCTGCGACGATGACCAGTAATAGCAGTCCTGGGCGAACACCTTGGGACAGTTCAGCCAGCCCTGGTACAGTTCGGCAGCGGCGGGCAGGTAGAAGTCGCGGTGACCATCGGCCTGGTGTTCGGCGCAGGCATCCGCCGCCGGGTACTTTCGCTCGTCATCGTTGCCGATCAGCACCTGGGTGTTGGTGTAGCCGTCAGTCTTGCTCAGTCCTTTGACCTCAACGCCACGACCGCCCCACTTGTGATCGCCAACGTCCTTGGCCGCGATGATCAGGTAGTGCGCCGGCACTTCACCGCGGGCGTGAACGAAACCGCCGTTGAGTCCGCCCTGGCCCGGCCACGGTTGGCCGATCTCCGGGATAGTGGAAGGCGCTACCGGTTGAACGTTCGCCGCCGGCGGAAGCACCTGGGCGAAAAAGCTGGCAATCGCCAGTTTTGCCAGAGCACTTGATGGCATCTTGATAGACACGTCGCCGTGTTTCAGGGTGATCATTTCGGTTTTCATGCGGTTACCTCAGTCAGGCGCCGCCCTCCGGTGGCCGGATGCAGCGAGTAGGGTGTGTTATGCGGGTTCGATGATCTCGTCGCCCGGGTCTTTCTGGATGGCGAGAAGGCTTTTATTGCGGAATTCCCGCGCCACGTTTTCGGATATCTCGAATTCGTGGCGCGGCGGTTCGAGTAGCGCTTTGGACTTTGAGCCAAGGTCATGAAGACGATGAATCATCAGCGTCATCGCCTCGCCCTGCTCAGTAATGCCTGACCACTCCATCAGATCGGCCAGCGCCTGGCGGGTGCCTGGTCGAACCCTGAGCCGCAATTCCTCTTCGGCATTCACCACGCGCTTCCTGGCAGTTTTTGCCGAGCGCTCCTGCACAGTCTTTGCCATGGCCTACCTCTTCAATTCCGGTATATACGCCCATGCGTTAGCGCCCTGATTGCATGGTGTTTGCTTTTGGGGGCTGGGGGAGGGCGTGAAAAAGCCTGATGCCTCTGGGCCAGGCTGTCTGGCAGTAATGGTAATGTCTACGCAGCACCCCTGGAGCCTGCTAGATGAATCGTCAAAGTCCATCTCACCGCGTCGCAACGCCTCAAGTCGCGTCAAGCACTGAAAGCCCAGCCGCCCACCCCCCTATTTGGCATCGCGACCCGGACTTACTGACCGTTGGCAGCACGGGTGCGGCCATTTTGGGTTTCAGCTTTCTGGTGCTTTGGTTGTTGCCGGGCTTAGTGCTGACGATTTTGCTCCTTCTCGGGTTCGAAGCGATACCAGGTGAACCGAGCAGCGATGGGTCTAGCCTCACAACGTCGTCGCTCATCCAGTTCCTGTGTGGTTCTGTTGTGCTCATGGGGCTGGTCTTCGCGTGGATTTCCTCTGCTGCTAGAGTGCTGGCCTTCACGTTCGACGAAAACCAGCAACTGCTTACCCTCACGGTCACCCGTCGCGGTCGTAAGCCCACCGAGGTGCAGGTGCCATTTAGCGACATTATTTGTATCAGCCCTTACGTGTTAGCCAGTTATGACCGTCATGGCTATTTTAGCGTCGTGTGTCAGGGGCCGAGGGACAAAGAGCTTGAATATCGATTGGCTGAGGGTACTTCTCTGGAGGAAATGGAGTTTCACACTGCTTGGTTGCGGGAAATAATTGGCTTACGGATGCACCATGTACTGAATCTGGACAAATGAACTGCTACATCGCTTTGATATGGGCTATGCGGCGCATGAATCGACCTTCACCTGGCGCCAAGCGCCGACAGCTTCGAAGATCCGCGCGGCGTGCGCCTCGTCCAGGGACATCGCTTCGGGAATGGCGATCCAGCCCGAAGCCACCATCTGGCTTTGATTGGCCTCGTCGCGCAGCTTCTTGTAGCAATGCTCGATCACGTCTTCCAGGTGGTCGGAGAGGTAGACGCCATCGGGCGCCACCTCCACCGACTTGCTGTAGCGGTCGCCGCGGGCGTCGATGCAGAGGGCGCTGAGGTAGATCGTCCACCGGTGGGGAATGCCGCAGACGGCCTGGCCGATCTTCCCCGGTGCGATGTTCTTGAGCGACTTGCAATTGATCATGCCCTGGCGGCCGCTGGGGTCGATGTTCACCACCGCGACGTGGTTGGAGGCCAGCAGCGACCGGCAGGACCGGTCAATGCGGGCTTTGAGGTTGTGCGGCTTGCGCTTGCTCATAATGCCTCCGCGAGTTTGCGCAGCGCTTCACGCTCGGCCCGAGTAATGGGCGGCTTGCGGCGCTTGAGGATGGTTTCGGGATCGATCTTGGTGGAGCGGGGCGGTGGCAGCGGTTTGCGTGGCGGGCTTGGCAACTGCGCGACTGTCCCGCCTGCGGCCAAGAACTCCGCAGTGCGCTCCGATATCGATTAAGCGTCCTGGCGGTGTTGCTCTACCAGGCTTAGGTGGTTGCTGATCATGATTCACCCTCAGCGCATTAGCGCCTTCCGAACGAATGGGTCAAGGTCTGACTGATTCAGGAGCCAGCGCCGGTAGTCGCTGGGCAGGTCAGCAAAGGCGGTGCCTTTGTGCTTGCCGAAGCCGATGACTGTGGGGATGCGCGCATCCTCAGAAATATTCCAAAGCTCTTCCCAGTCGCTAACCGGACGCCCAAGCTCGGCAGCGAGTTGGTCGAGAATTTTCACCAGCAGCAGCCGACAATTCTTCACGTCATCCAGCGCTGCGTGGGCGTTGCGGAGCAGGCCCGTCGCTTCGGCGCGGTAGTGCAGGTAGATCATTGCGGACTGGGTGTGGCTGTCGGCGTCTGGCCAGAGCTTTGAGCTCAGTGCCCGTGTGCAGATGCGCTTGACGTCCGGTTCCCCGATGACGTGCCAGTCGTAGTCCACGTTGTGCCCGATCAGGTATTCAACATCGTTCGGCAAGTTGAAGTCGGTATGCGGATGGAAGCCAGCAAGCTCTTCGTCAAGGATGTGGCTGGTTGCCAGAGCACTCAACTCGATCGGCTTGCCAGGCTTGTAGCGCTGGAGGAAGTCAGCTGTAACCGCGAGGCTGCTGATGCTCTCCAGCTGGAGCCATGCCGCCTCAATTAGGTGCGGATCGTTGAGACCAGTTGTTTCGCTGTCGAAGATGTATGCGGTCATGCTGTTTGCCCTTGGGGGTTGAGTTCTAATTTGCGCTTATCTTTGGCGGCGACCACCTGAGAAACCAGGTGATCAAAGCCGATGGCGATCGCCTTGGCCGCATTGAATGCCGATTGAAGCGCGACCATGTCAGATGCGCCGGCGATGTCTGCTATCGCATCAACGAGCAGTTCCTTGGCGCGCGCTTCCGGGCTTACACCGGAATTGAGCCAGGCAAGAAGTTTGCTCCCAGTGCTCTCGTCGATAAGTTCAGGCTGCTCGAACAGCTTTGTCCGATCCTTGCTGGCCAAGGCGGTGTGCGCGTCGTGAGTCAGATCAAGGACAACTGTGAACTCGTAGTCAGTGCCGTCGCGCTGCTCTGACTTCATCCCAAGCTTGACGATCTTCTTGCCCTCGCCCTGGACTGTTTCTGTCTTGCTGCGCATGGTGCAGATGACGTGCAGTGAGCTGGTTAGAATTTTGTTGGTGAGTTGCCGGTGTCGAGGCGTCGTTTCGTTCCAGGCTGCCCAGGTGTTGCCACGGAATTTCTGGTGAGCCAGCGCTTCGTTCGCTTCAAGGCATCCGCCCGGGCCAGTCCATTCGTGCGAATAGCTGTCGATGATCAAAACGTTGTAACCGGCAGCCTCTGCGGCGGTGATGGCCTCTACGTAACGCTCAGGCGTGAACGGTGCCTGCAGCTCAAGCACATCGAAGTCGGCGATGTCTGAGTACAGGGATGCGCTACCTTGCTCTGTATCGATTACCGCGATTGATCCGCCAAGCCCTTTAGCCATGAGCAGCGCGGAATATGTTTTGCCAGATCCAGACGGCCCAGCAAGTGCCAGCCGTAGCTTGGCCTGCTTGCGTTCGGCTTTCTTGAACATTTGAGTTTCCTCAGTTTGGTTGGTTGTCCCACTGCCGCTGGATGCGGCGGGCGGCTTCTTCGTATTCTTTGCGCTCGTCACCGCTGAATCGCTCCGGTGAGAAGGCTCCCTCGTTCATCCAGTCGAACTGGGCAGCCATTGCAGGGCTCATACAGCCCTCCGGTGGCTCAGGCCCATCAGCTGGGCCGACTGCGCCATGGTCTGCGGCTGAATCACACCCAGGTTGCTGGCTACTCGCTTGAGCACCACCAAGTCATCCAGCGTCCGCGCTTTGTCGATGTAGCCGGCCAGCGTGACCAACTTCGATTGATTGGCCGTCAATGCCATGCCGAGGTGCACGACGCTGAGCTGGCGAACATCCCGGCCCACTGCGGTGCTGACAGACTCGAAAACCTGCTCCAACTTCTTCTTGGCATAGTTCGCCTCGACCTGTGCGCGCTTGCGGTCATCGATGGCGGTGGCGAGCCGGGCTTCCAGGTCCAGCACCAGTTCTGCAGAACCGCCAAGGCGCTCAACGCGCTCCCGCTCAGCCTGGCGGTGGGCAGCATCAAGTTCTTCGCGTTCGATCTTGGCGGTGGGCGCGGCGTGGGCAATCGTCCGCAGATCGGCAGCCGACAGGGGTGATTCACTTTCTTGAGACATAGAGCCTCCATCACGGCGCCAGAAGTAGCCGCGGGCGATGTTTGGGGATGGGGTTAGGCAGCAGTTGCGCGAGAGGACTTGTAGATGTCGTCAATACGCGCTTGAAATTCCCGCTGCTCGGTGTCGCTGATGGCGCGCAGAAGGAAGGCCAGGGTTATCGCTGAGCGCGCTGCTGCGCTCGCGTTTGGCTTTCCTACGTCCCTGCCAAGCTCTGCAAGCTCCGCATTGATCCAGCAGACAGCGGTGTCGTGGTCACGCTGCTGGAGGCTCACCGGGAGCTCTCCAGGCTCCGGGCGAGGGCGCAGGCTTCGTTGTGGTTGCGATGGAACCCCATGACCTTATTGGTCTGGCTATCCACCACATGGAAGAAGTCGCGGCCCGCCGGCTTCACCATCATCCGGAAGGTGACCACTGGCTCAGGCCGACCAATTAGCCGATACAGCTCAATGGTGGCGAGACGGGAACGCTGATGCAGGCCGTCGACGATGTCGCGGCGCATTTGGATGTCAGGGTGCATGGTCGCCTCCAGGGTGGCGTTATTCGGTTGCTGGTGCTGGCCGTGGCTGCCAGTGGGTGATTTGGTAGCCGTACTGGTGGCTGATCTGGAAGAATCCTGATGGCTTGCCCAGGCTACTTCTCGAATAGCTATTGCCGGTGCCACGCAGAAACTCACGGTTCAGGCAGAAGAAGGAAATATCGACATTCCCACCAACACACGAAACCAGTACGTGGGTGTTGTTCTCCGGGAGCATGTCCTCAACCCTGATCCAATCGCTCATGGCGACCTCCAGTGTTTGGGGTTAGGCGGTGGCTTTGTTGATTGCGTCGTGCAGATCGGCAATGCCATCGAAAATTGGAGTGGCCGTTCGGTTCTCGGTCGCCGAGTCGATTCGCTCGTTCAGTCCGTTCAAAACCTTTATTGCGGCTGCCAGCAGATCCGGCGCGGCGGCGATCAGCTTGGCGTCTGCGTTGGCCTGCTCGGCTTGATCCGGCTCATTGATGCTGTGAGCAACCATCGCCGTCATCAGGCCGCGCTTGGTGCCCACGGTGTAGCAACCATTCGGGCCGGGCGTGCCGATTCGCCATGGCCCCGGCGTGTGCTTAGTTTCCATGACTCTCTCCATTCGTTGGTTCACCCGGTTAGGCGGGCAGATCGGACCAGCCTTGAACAAGGTTAGTGACGTAGCTCCCGTAGTTCGGGATGTAGTCGTTTTCGGATTCGGGGCCGCGCTCGTACAGTTCACACAGCGGCGTGAAGTTGCCTGCGGTGCGGTGTTGATCGGATTTGAAGATGCCCAGGCAGTAGCGGAATTCCTCGACCGTGAAGTCTTCGAATCCGGACTCGTAGCCCATGATGTACGTCGATACTCGGATGCGATTTCCAGCTTTCATCGCTAATTCCTCTTTTGGTTCACCTGTATTCGTCAACACTCATTCCTCCCGCTGGTTGCCGATGGGCGCGGGGGAGGAGTGCTGACGGATAAATTGAATTCGTTTAGGCGGCGGGCACTGATACCGTTTTGCGGCCCGTCTGCAGGTCAATGGCGTGGGCGTTGTACTGTCTGGCGATGCGCTCGTAATGCTCTTGTAGGGAGCGAAGAGCGCGGGCGAGAGTCGCATCGCTTGCGGTATGCAGCCATGGAGCCCGCGTGCCGTAGCCTGCGCTTTTAGCTTGATAGCTGATGCCGCGATCATCCTCGCGCCGCTCTACGTGCAGAGTCGAAAGGCGGTTAGAGCCGCTGCTTTGAATGCCGGTCGCGATGAAAACAGTGTCCGAATCTTTGCCTTTATGAACGGTCCAGCTATAGCCGGGCATGACTTTCATCAGCTCGACTCTGAATTCTGAGCGCTTCATGGATTTCCACCATTCGGGAGGAGTGCTGACGGGTAGAGGTGGGGAAGGGTGCAGGCGCCCGGCACTGCCCGGGATGTATCGAGTCTGGCCAGCTATGCCCTCGGACTCGCCTGCGGTGTTCATCTTCGTTTGGGTTGGGCCTGCCAGCTCCCTGGCTGATGCGCGGTGACATCGTCGGCCCTGCTTTCCGCTGCCTGTTAGGGTGTTTGGCGAAGCCTTCAGGCTTGCTACGCCACGCGGGTGAATCGTTGATCTACTTCATGGCCGTATCTCCTGTTGTTCGCTCACTGGGAAGGCAGTGGCCACCTATTGATTCGCATCGGGGTGTGATCTGGCGTTACATTTTCGCTGCCGTTTAACTCGCAGTCGTCCCGACGAAATATGCGAGTACCAGATCACACTCCAATGCGCTCTCATAGAGAGGATCGGGCAGTTAACGACAGGCTGTCGTGGCGCTGGTTGTTCAGTCGAGGCCGGTTTCCAGCGGTGCCAGTTCAACCGCCAAGGCCATTCGGCGGAAGGTGTCGGCCAGCTCCATGCGGCGCTTGCGCGACTTCGGCAGCCAGAAGGTCACGGCGCTGCGGTCATCGTCTTCTGGCGGATGGTGCAGGCGCTCGCTGCTGTGCAGGATCATCTGGACGGCGCTGTAGGTCAGGCCGGTATTTGAAAGCTTCTGGATCTCGACCACTTCACTGGTCAGCTCCTGGCTATACACGTTGATTCGCATGGTCATGCTCCGGTTGTTTTCCCGCTGCACCCGTCACCAGGTGCATCAGTGAAAAGGTCCGCGTTACTCAGCGATTCGCGGCAACGAGCGCTTCCGCTTCGTCCAGCGTTTCAACTACGTCGATCACCTCGCCGCGCCATCCAAAAACCTTGTATTTGCCTGGGCCTGTTCCGGCCTCGTAATCCGCATCAGTCGCCTCCGGATCATCCAGTTCGAACAAGTAGTGGGGTCTGCTCATTGTCTTGCTCTCCGTTGATTTCCAATGCCCACCGCTCTGGATGGGCATCAGTGAAAAGGTCCGTCATGCTGCGAACAGATCGTGCCGCTGTGGTAGCTGATCTATCCAGGCGGAAACCTTGACTGCAGCCTCTTGCTGGCCGGCATTCTCAAGCTCTTGCACGTAGGCGCATGCCTGTTGGGAGAATTGAGCGGGGTCGCTGATTACGCTCATCGAGTGCTTCAGCGAGAAAACTATGCCTCCTACCAACCAGCCGACCTCACTCATGGTTACGTACCGGCTTCGGCAGATACGCGCATTCTGGATCTGGCTATCTACAACATCTTTAACGCTCATCGTCTTGCCTCCGCTGAATTCAACAATGCCGCCTCATAGAAGCGGCATCAGTAAATCTGTGGGTGTTCCCAGCAAACCAGCCTGCCGATAAGTCGAGCAGGGGAGCATCGCTGTGCTTCGTTATCTCCCCCAGGCTTATTGCCGGGCTGTTGCCGAGGCGTAGGGCGGAGTGTTGCTTGGCAGGTTTAAAGAGCGGTGGGTCTTGTTAGGCCCTGGCGAGTCCCTGTTGGGTGACTCGACGGAGCAAAGATAAGCTAATGCCTAATCATCTGTAAATAGGTAATGCCTAATTATTTAAAGAAATTTCTCCTGCTGGTTATTCCGCTTTTAGTGGTGACATTCAGATCGGGGCTGATATAAGCTTTGCCTAAGCTGTATGGATATACAGCATTTAACCGGGAGGGTATTTCATGGCAAAGAAGCAGGCGGTACCGGCAGCACGACAGGAAATGAGCGGCATGGCGCGCCTGGGGCTGCGCGTCTCATCAATGATC is a window of Pseudomonas antarctica DNA encoding:
- a CDS encoding DUF1566 domain-containing protein; this translates as MKTEMITLKHGDVSIKMPSSALAKLAIASFFAQVLPPAANVQPVAPSTIPEIGQPWPGQGGLNGGFVHARGEVPAHYLIIAAKDVGDHKWGGRGVEVKGLSKTDGYTNTQVLIGNDDERKYPAADACAEHQADGHRDFYLPAAAELYQGWLNCPKVFAQDCYYWSSSQRSANYAFFMFFADGDQYYYGKFHELRVRPVRRFFI
- a CDS encoding 3'-5' exonuclease → MTAYIFDSETTGLNDPHLIEAAWLQLESISSLAVTADFLQRYKPGKPIELSALATSHILDEELAGFHPHTDFNLPNDVEYLIGHNVDYDWHVIGEPDVKRICTRALSSKLWPDADSHTQSAMIYLHYRAEATGLLRNAHAALDDVKNCRLLLVKILDQLAAELGRPVSDWEELWNISEDARIPTVIGFGKHKGTAFADLPSDYRRWLLNQSDLDPFVRKALMR
- a CDS encoding ATP-binding protein, encoding MFKKAERKQAKLRLALAGPSGSGKTYSALLMAKGLGGSIAVIDTEQGSASLYSDIADFDVLELQAPFTPERYVEAITAAEAAGYNVLIIDSYSHEWTGPGGCLEANEALAHQKFRGNTWAAWNETTPRHRQLTNKILTSSLHVICTMRSKTETVQGEGKKIVKLGMKSEQRDGTDYEFTVVLDLTHDAHTALASKDRTKLFEQPELIDESTGSKLLAWLNSGVSPEARAKELLVDAIADIAGASDMVALQSAFNAAKAIAIGFDHLVSQVVAAKDKRKLELNPQGQTA
- a CDS encoding DUF551 domain-containing protein, which codes for MSDWIRVEDMLPENNTHVLVSCVGGNVDISFFCLNREFLRGTGNSYSRSSLGKPSGFFQISHQYGYQITHWQPRPAPATE